TTTCACGATCTCGAATAATTCGAGTTTCATCATTTTGAATTGCAATTTCCACGGGTTTTCCTCGGGTGTTGTAATTACTTGCCATCACAAAACCGTATGAACCTGCTGAGTGAATTACAACCAAATCTCCATGTTTTATATCAACTGGCACATATCTATCTTTTCCGAAAAAGTCTCCGCTTTCACAAATCGGGCCAACAATGTCCGCTTTTGTCTTTTCATCAGAAACTGAAGTGTCGCCATCAACAAGAAACTCAATTTTGTGATAAGCATTGTAGAGACTTGGTCGAAGAAGATCATTCATTCCGCCATCAACAATTAAAAATCTTTTGTCACCATCATTTTGTTTTTCGTATAAAACAGAAGTTAAGAAATATCCTCCGTTTGCCGTCAAATATCTCCCTGGTTCTAAAACAATTGTAACATCGAGACCCCCGAGAGTTGAAAGAAGTGCTTGTGCATAATCGTAAGGTGTGATTGTTACCTCATCGCTATACTGGATTCCAAGACCACCTCCAACATCAAAAAATTTCAAGTTAATATCTATAACTTTTAAGTGCCGAACAAGATTTGCAATTTTTTCAGAAGATTCTCGAATTGGTTCAAGTTGTGTTAGTTGCGAACCAATATGAAAATGAATTCCAATTGGATTTAAATTTTCAGACTTTTTGGAGTGAATGTAGATTCTTTTTGCAGTTTCAATATCAACACCAAATTTGTTTTCATGAAGTCCAGTTGAAATATATGGGTGAGTTTGTGGATCAATATTTGGATTTACTCTCACCGAAATTCTTGCTTCGCTGTTTAACTCTTTTGCAATTTTTTCAACTCTCTGTAATTCTCCAAAAGACTCAACATTTATGTATAAAATATCAAGTCCAATCGCTTCCCGAATTTCAGAATCATTTTTACCAACACCAGAAAAGATAATTTTGTATTTTGGAATTCCAACTTTAAAAGCTCGACGAACTTCACCAATTGATACACAATCCGCACCCGCACCAAGTTCCGCAAAATTTTTAATAACTGAAAGATTTGAGTTGCTTTTAATCGCATATGCAATTAGGG
This genomic window from Thiovulum sp. ES contains:
- a CDS encoding diaminopimelate decarboxylase (PFAM: Pyridoxal-dependent decarboxylase, C-terminal sheet domain; Pyridoxal-dependent decarboxylase, pyridoxal binding domain~TIGRFAM: diaminopimelate decarboxylase), yielding MIDFKSVAEKYGTPTYLYDFDYYKTQFQNLQEAFRGRKSLIAYAIKSNSNLSVIKNFAELGAGADCVSIGEVRRAFKVGIPKYKIIFSGVGKNDSEIREAIGLDILYINVESFGELQRVEKIAKELNSEARISVRVNPNIDPQTHPYISTGLHENKFGVDIETAKRIYIHSKKSENLNPIGIHFHIGSQLTQLEPIRESSEKIANLVRHLKVIDINLKFFDVGGGLGIQYSDEVTITPYDYAQALLSTLGGLDVTIVLEPGRYLTANGGYFLTSVLYEKQNDGDKRFLIVDGGMNDLLRPSLYNAYHKIEFLVDGDTSVSDEKTKADIVGPICESGDFFGKDRYVPVDIKHGDLVVIHSAGSYGFVMASNYNTRGKPVEIAIQNDETRIIRDRETFEDLIEKEEKYI